A single region of the Macrobrachium rosenbergii isolate ZJJX-2024 chromosome 5, ASM4041242v1, whole genome shotgun sequence genome encodes:
- the LOC136838921 gene encoding glutamate receptor U1-like codes for MGRFLYMSSTPAACKTFENLYGYYPDVIISASDTDDGEEISNMMMVIGKRITRNQLTVNNLIVFLPSSSTVLRPPGYRLNYCVLQAKGDGVEFKEVFTFGPTSSVPAEEVVGWWSPGKPEETHIPYRGDLAVPSDFQGNVVRIVILEIMPYITYKKTPEGKLEAEGYVTELCLLLAQELNFTIEWVESPDGEFGVPDDNGTFTGVVGVLQRKEADIAAPPLNINLNRAKEIDFSPPVDYAYVKLLIYRGQGKEDIDWYTYVTGFHWAVWLSVLGIWILMAIGLVVVAERDLQVTVYNYLFAFMGALAQQGTSHEPQCTRGRIVFLSYWLGTLLIFSSYTASLTSQLAVVYTVDPFTTLKEALTTAGYSVALQKGTSYYTNVKNMAKRDEPMRLFYQQLLDKPQLKVQGNAEGIQLIQQGKYAYFQDTVSVNYEIKNNCSFSWLGPPYFPEFACMGYMKNLSYANAISEFIIRATDSGIARKLMRKWMGLRAACDATPLLTLGFSKTVSAFSLLALGMLLGTSVLLVERWVHSGSPFRSRNQRRARREFSLSQIKTLPRDFR; via the exons ATGGGGCGATTCCTGTACATGTCGAGTACTCCTGCTGCTTGCAAAACCTTCGAGAATCTTTACGGATACTACCCGGATGTTATCATCTCCGCAAGCGATAcg GACGACGGGGAAGAAATAAGCAACATGATGATGGTGATAGGGAAGAGAATAACGAGAAATCAGCTGACTGTCAACAACCTCATTGTGTTCCTTCCGTCGTCGAGCACAGTACTTCGTCCTCCGGGCTACAGACTCAATTACTGTGTACTGCAGGCGAAG GGAGATGGCGTCGAATTCAAGGAGGTATTTACTTTCGGACCCACGTCATCTGTCCCTGCGGAGGAGGTCGTGGGCTGGTGGAGTCCGGGAAAACCGGAGGAAACTCACATCCCCTACAGAGGAGACCTGGCAGTGCCCAGCGATTTCCAGGGCAATGTCGTCAGGATCGTCATTTTAGAG ATAATGCCTTATATTACCTATAAGAAGACACCGGAGGGAAAGTTGGAAGCTGAAGGATACGTTACAGAACTGTGCCTTCTCCTTGCACAAGAACTGAATTTTAC GATCGAATGGGTCGAGTCCCCCGACGGTGAGTTTGGCGTCCCTGATGACAACGGCACCTTCACGGGCGTGGTTGGTGTGTTACAGCGGAAG GAAGCAGATATCGCAGCGCCTCCACTGAACATCAATCTCAACAGAGCAAAAGAGATTGACTTTTCTCCTCCGGTTGACTACGCTTACGTGAAACTCTTGATATACAGAGGCCAGGGAAAGGAGGACATTGACTGGTATACCTATGTTACCGGTTTCCATTG GGCTGTGTGGCTGAGCGTCCTCGGAATATGGATCCTGATGGCCATTGGACTGGTTGTCGTGGCTGAAAGAGATCTCCAAGTCACCGTCTATAATTATTTGTTCGCTTTCATGGGGGCTCTAGCACAGCAAG GAACATCCCATGAGCCTCAGTGCACAAGAGGCCGTATAGTTTTCCTCTCATACTGGCTGGGAACTCTACTCATCTTCTCGTCATACACGGCCAGTTTGACCTCCCAGTTGGCCGTGGTTTATACAGTTGACCCTTTCACGACCCTCAAGGAGGCTCTCACTACTGCTGGATATTCCGTGGCTCTCCAGAAGGGAACTTcttattatacaaacgtcaaa AATATGGCCAAGAGAGACGAACCCATGAGGCTGTTCTATCAGCAACTACTCGACAAGCCCCAGTTAAAAGTGCAAGGCAACGCGGAAGGGATACAGCTAATACAGCAG GGGAAATACGCCTACTTCCAAGACACTGTGTCCGTGAACTACGAAATCAAAAACAACTGTTCGTTCTCGTGGCTTGGCCCTCCCTATTTCCCCGAATTCGCTTGTATGGGGTACATGAAGAATCTTTCCTACGCCAACGCTATTTCAGAGtt CATCATAAGGGCCACAGATTCGGGCATAGCCCGGAAACTCATGAGGAAATGGATGGGGCTAAGAGCCGCCTGTGATGCCACCCCTCTGTTGACCCTGGGATTCTCCAAAACGGTCTCCGCCTTCTCTCTGCTCGCGCTCGGAATGCTCCTGGGGACTTCTGTCTTGCTGGTCGAGAGATGGGTGCACAGTGGCAGTCCATTTCGGTCGAGAAACCAGAGACGCGCCAGAAGAGAATTCAGCTTGAGTCAGATCAAGACTCTGCCTCGCGATTTCCGTTAA